Within Myxococcales bacterium, the genomic segment CGACATCGCCTCTTCAGGGGTACAACACCAACGCGCGTTATAAAGGCAGGGTGTTTCATATCCAAACAGAGGACTCGGGCACCGCGCGCCCCCATGTGATGACGCATCTATTTGCGGATGGCGGTCGCATCGTGGCTTCTCGCAAGACCGGCTATGCGCAGTATTTAGGCATGCCCGGTTACCGAGATACTGTCAAGAAGCTCATGCAGGAACAACACAAGGCCATGTTTATGGCGCTACGTGACGGACAATATGATGATCAGCTCGATGCCTCACAAGGCGAGGATGCCGCTCTCAATTGTCCTGCGCCTCTAGCAGAACCTATTGATGAGGTTCCTACCAAAGAATGTGAACCTCCTCTCGATGCTCGCGTTTCCGGGCCGAAATTCCGGGAGCACGTTGGTGCGGCGGCTTCGGCCTCTACCGCCCGCGGCATTTCCGAGATACCATTCCGCAGCTATAAGACGCGTCCACTTAGCGAGCAGTCATTGGACGAGGTCATTTTAGGCTATCTTGAAGAAGAGCTGGATGAAGAGGAACCTTAAGAGGCAATTATGGCGTTGATCGAGACTGAAGAAGCGGCACGACGCTTGGCGCGTGCGATTGCAAGCGACTTGTCACTATACAATGAGGACAAGGTGGTTAACGGCGTGCAGAATGACAATCTCTTCGAAGTGCTCTCCGAGGAAATCGAAGAAGGACGAGCATTGTTCAAGAGCCGTGTGGCCCCAGATTTGTATAAGCGCAATTTCTATGATCGCGCTATCATTGACGTCCTCGTGCGCGCCAAAGGTCACGTCAAATCTCCAATGTGGTAGTACGGTCTCTTGAACCCTTTGAGGTTGTGATTTCGCCTGTTGAGGCGAACCGTCGAATCGATAAGGTTTTGGCCAAGCGAGATCTTGGCATTTCCCGAGCGCGTCTCCAGCGCTGGATAGAAGAGGGAAGGGTACGCGTGGATGGTGAACCGGTCTTGGCAAAGACCAAAGTGGTCATGGGCGATGTCGTGCGCATTGTTCCGGCGCCCGTTGAGCCGTCTGGGGTCGTGCCTCAACATATCCCTTTGGATATCGTTTATGAGGATGAACATCTGTTAGTGCTCAATAAGCCTGCGGGTCTTGTCGTGCATCCGGCTCCCGGGCATGCGCAGGGGACTCTGGTCAACGGCCTTTTGTATCATTGGAATGTCACGGCGAGCGAAGCTGCTCCTAGGGCCGGGATTGTGCACCGGTTGGACAAGGACACCAGTGGACTGATGGTCGTTGCAAAAGCCGCATTCGTTCATGAGGCCCTGGTCCAGGCCTTTCAAGAACGGCTCATCGCGCGTGAATATGAAGCCATCGTGGTGGGCATTCTTCCGGAGCGGGCCATGCGCATCGAAACCTTGTACGGGCGGCATCCTATCCATCGAAAGCGCTTTAGTTCTCAAGTCGAGCGGGGCAAGATCGCTATCACGAATGTGGAGGTTAAGAATGCTTTACATGGCAGCAGCTGGCTGCGATGCCGTCTCGAGACAGGACGAACCCATCAAATTCGCGTGCATCTTGCAGATCGGGGCTTTCCCGTGTTGGCTGATTCAACATATGGCAAAGTTCCACATGACCCCACTCTCGCACGCGCGGCCATTGAGCTTGGCCGTCAAGCATTGCATGCAACCGTGTTAGGATTTGCCCACCCCATCAGTAAGCAGTGGCTGCTCTTTCACACTGAGTTGCCCGTACCGTTTCTAAGGGCGCTTCAGGCGCTGGGAGCCGAGCAATTTACTGACGGCTGACAGCACCAAATGCGCTCTTCAGGGCGTCTCGGGTGTGTTCTATGGCATCGTCATCATGCGCCAGCGACACAAATGCCGTCTCGAACTGTGAGGGTGGCCAATAGACGCCGTGCGCGAGGAGCGCTTGATGCCAGTGACTAAAACGCGCGGTATCCGATCGCATGGCGGAGGACCAGTCTAGGACGGGTGAATCGTTAAAAAAGACGGTGAGCATGGAGCCGACGCGCTGGACTTGTACAGGCACAAGAACTTTCTGGGCTTCTTCGCGCAGGATGAGCTCAAGTTCTGCAGCACGCGCTTCGAGCTTGCTGTATGCCTCGGGCACGCTAAGACAGCGAAGCGTCGCGATACCTGCAGCGGTGGCCAAGGGGTTGCCACTCAAGGTGCCGGCTTGATACACAGGTCCTAAGGGCGCAACGTGTGCCATGACGTCCTTGCGCCCGCCATAGGCGCCCACAGGCAGGCCGCCACCGACGATTTTGCCGAGGCAAGTCAGGTCGGGCTGAACCCCGTAGAGTGCCTGCGCGCCGCCGTAGGCCACCCTAAACCCGGTCATTACTTCGTCAAACACCAAATGAGCGCCGTAACGTGTGCTGATATCTCGTAACGCGTGCAGATAACCGTGCGCCGGTGGAATACATCCCATATTCCCGGCGATGGGCTCAATAATGATCGCGGCGATATGGGAGCCGTGTTTCGCGAACGCAGCTTCGACTGCACCGACATCATTGAAAGGGACCAGAAGCGTCGAGCGTGCGAAGGCTTCTGGCACGCCGGCACTGTTGGGAGTGCCCAGGGTCATCGCGCCGCTGCCAGCCTTGACCAGCAGGTAGTCCGCGCCTCCGTGATAACAACCTTCTGCCTTGAGCACCAGGTCCCGGCCGCTTGCGCCTCGGGCCACGCGCAACGCTCCCATCACCGCTTCGGTGCCGCTGCTACAGAGTCGCAACATTTCCATGCCAGGCATCGCGCTCTCAATGAGTTGCGCGAGCACCAGCTCAGCTTCCGTGGGCGCTCCATAACTACTGCCCAGTTTTGCCTGTTCGGTGATCGCACCAACGACCTCTGGGGCGGCATGCCCTGCGATCATGGGTCCCCAGGATCCTACATAATCGACGTATCGCCGATCATCTGCGTCGATGAGCCATGCGCCTTTGGCGGCTTTGATAAAGATGGGATCCCCTCCAACCGCGGCAAACGCGCGAACCGGGGAGTTCACGCCGCCGGGGATGTGCAGCTGCGATTGAGCGAAAAGGGCACGCGACTTTGGGCCAGACACGCGCTCTATCTAATCTACCTTGAGCAATGAGACAATCATCTGTCGGTCTCGGGGTTGACGGAGCGCATCGCATGTCCGAGACTCCGTGCCGGAGCAAAGGAGAAACGATATGCCCTCTACCTGGCGAATTCACAGTCTATTGGTTCTTGCGAGTATATTTTTTGCTGCCGGCCCTGTGCATGCGGAGGCCGGCCAATGGGGTCAGTCAAAGGTGCGCTACGCCTCCCGTTCCATGATTTTGGATCGCGGAACGCTCCGTGTTGATCTGGGCCCTCAGGACTTCGCGATGCTCAACTCGGGACTAATTAACAATGGTCGTGGCCTACGCATATTTGACGCTGGCGACGATGTCGGACTTTATCACGGCGCGGGCGCGTCCGTTGGAATTCTCGACAATTTAGAGGCCGGCGCCTTGCTTTTTCCCTTGCTGTTTGCTCCAGAGTTCGAGTTTGGGGCTATTGAGGGCTATGCACGTTACCGCTTGCTAAGAAAAGCGCGGGTAGAGGTTGGCGTGCAGGCCGGGTTGCAGCTTGGCACAGGTAACTACGGATACGGCGCTGGTAGGTTGGCTGGCGGCGTAGCGGGCTCGATTATACGCGGCGCGGAGGTGGATTTTGCCACGTCCGGCGGCATAGTGGTGTTATTGCGGCCAAGCCCCATGGTGCGGATCGATACGGGCGCAGAACTCGAGCTGTATGTGTGGGACCGGTTCCCCCTATCCAGGCACGGCTCCGAACTCCACGCCAATTTGGATCTTCCTTTCGCGGTCAACGTCAACGTCACCGAAAACCTCTTTTTTGGCGGAAAGTTTGGCATGCTATTTCCTACCCAAGACCTCGATTACTTTTCCATTGGGCTCGGCATCCAAGGTGGTTACACATTAGCCGAGGGCGTGGCTGACATCACAGGCTGGCTCACTTGGGATCAGTTGTTTACGCCTGGGGTGCCGGATGGCGTGGATAGTGTGCACGGAGACGGCTGGCAAATTGGTGCAGGCGCCAACTTATACGTGGGCATCTTTGACTGATCACAGGCACGACGCGCAAGGGGACGGTGCCGCTGCTGCACAGTCCTCCAACCAAGAAGCACTGGAAGCGTGGAATACAGTGCTTTTTGATAAGTTTCACCGCTTTCGGCACGTCCTCACTGAGGGATTTGCCCCTCATGGGGAGGTGGCCATGCTGCGTCATGGCCCTCGAGCGGGGCAACGCGTGCTGGACGTGGGATGTGGCTTTGGAGATACGTCTGTCGCGCTTGCTGGCTTAGTCCAGTCAATGGGCAGCGTTCTTGCAGTAGATGGTGCGCCTCGGTTCATTGCCCAGGCCAAACAGGAAGCACAACGCGCTGGACTCTTGAATCTGGAGTATAAGGTGGCGGATGTTCAGACGGCGAAGATCCCAGGAGCCTTTGATCTCGTGTTCTCTCGGTTCGGTGTGATGTTTTTCTCAAACCCAGTGGTGGCCATGCGCAACCTGCGTGCCACGCTTGAGCCCGACGGGCGATTGTGCGTGGTAGTGTGGTGCGCAAAAACAGAGAACGCTTGGGCGGCGGTTCCCGAGGCCATTGTACGTAGCCTGTTGCCACCTCCGGATGAGAAAGCCGCGCCTACCTGTGGTCCGGGCCCTTTTTCCATGGCCGATACTTCCGTGGTAAGCCAGATTCTCACCAACGCCGGCTATTCAAACATTGCGTTTGAACGCAACGACAGCCTTGTAAGAGTGGGACATCACGTGAATGATGCGATTGAGTTTGCTCTGAGTTTGGGGCCAGCGGGAGAGGTCATGCGCCTTGCGGGAGAGGCTGCCGAAAAGCACCGCCCACAAGTGGAAACTGCGCTTCGTGAAGCGCTCAAGCCCTTTGTGACTGCGAATGGCATCGAGATGCCATCAAGCACATGGATCGTAACCGCGCATGCGTGACACTTCGCCCCCATCGCAATGGCATAAGATTACCAACCGGATTTTACGACTATCCAAAGTAAAGCGAGTAACAAGGCTGCGATCAAGTAAACGAGCCACAGGTTCGTGATAAAATAGGGATAAACCATCAATACGAGGCCCACAGCGAGCTGGGGAACGCGCTTCTGCCGTTTGCCGTACATAAATGCTACGAGCCCAATGGATCCTATGATAAATGAGGCGATGAGGGGGCCGGGCTCGAGATTCATGGTGACCAAGTTACTCTAAGCGGTGGCGTATAGAATAATTCCCAGCCGTGTCCGAGCGCAAACCATATGCTTATAGCTGGTTCAAGCCGCGGTCCGCGATGGCGCGAGGTTCTAATGGCCAGTGCGCTAGTCGGCTTGCTCGCGTACTCCTGGATGTTTACCGAAGGCGTGCCCAATGAGCGTTCGCGGCTCTATTTAAGCATGGCGCTGGTTGATCATGGAACGCTGCACATTGATGAGCTGCTTAGACGTCATGGAGTCATCTTTGATCTGTCGGCATACAAGGGCCACTACTATACGGACAAAGCGCCAGGCTCCAGTCTCTTAGGGGCTTTAATATATGGATCCTTGCGTCTGTTTTCTCCGGCTAGCTCATGGAGCATACGAGCGCTACTGCTCGTCATGCGCTGGGGACTGATGATACCGATCACTGTCCTGGGATTTTTTGTTTTGCGAAATCTAATGGCGAAGCTCACAATCGCCGAGCCGATCCGCGACATATGCTCCATGGCATGGGCACTTGGAAGCGCGGCTTTTCACTACGGTCGCGCTTTTTATGGCCATCAGATTGTTGCCGTATGCTTGCTACTCGCGGTCTGGCTACTATGGCCAACACAAACCAAAAACAAATCCGTTCTATACTCCCTAGCGGCCGGGGCCCTTTGTGGCCTTGCTGCAATCACGGAATATCAAGCCGCCATTCCATGCATCTTCGTAGCGTGCTTCCATCTGTGGACCACACTGAAAGGGACAAAGCTGAAACTGTGGTGGGCGTTTTGCGTGGGCGCAGTTCCCTTTGCCGTATTGCTCTTCACCTACAATTACTTGGTGTTTGAGAATCCCTTTGCGCTCTCTTATCACCATCTTTTCAATGAGGGTGCGCAAAGCCTGCATACGCAGGGTATCGGTGGCGTAGGCTTCTTCCATTGGCAATATTTCCTGGGCGCGCTCTTTAGCGGGCATCGAGGGCTCTTGGCCACATCCCCCTGGCTCATGTTCGTGGTCCCGGGCGTTGTGTATGGGTTGCGTCAGTACGCGCCACCCTA encodes:
- a CDS encoding RluA family pseudouridine synthase, with the protein product MISPVEANRRIDKVLAKRDLGISRARLQRWIEEGRVRVDGEPVLAKTKVVMGDVVRIVPAPVEPSGVVPQHIPLDIVYEDEHLLVLNKPAGLVVHPAPGHAQGTLVNGLLYHWNVTASEAAPRAGIVHRLDKDTSGLMVVAKAAFVHEALVQAFQERLIAREYEAIVVGILPERAMRIETLYGRHPIHRKRFSSQVERGKIAITNVEVKNALHGSSWLRCRLETGRTHQIRVHLADRGFPVLADSTYGKVPHDPTLARAAIELGRQALHATVLGFAHPISKQWLLFHTELPVPFLRALQALGAEQFTDG
- the hemL gene encoding glutamate-1-semialdehyde 2,1-aminomutase, with product MSGPKSRALFAQSQLHIPGGVNSPVRAFAAVGGDPIFIKAAKGAWLIDADDRRYVDYVGSWGPMIAGHAAPEVVGAITEQAKLGSSYGAPTEAELVLAQLIESAMPGMEMLRLCSSGTEAVMGALRVARGASGRDLVLKAEGCYHGGADYLLVKAGSGAMTLGTPNSAGVPEAFARSTLLVPFNDVGAVEAAFAKHGSHIAAIIIEPIAGNMGCIPPAHGYLHALRDISTRYGAHLVFDEVMTGFRVAYGGAQALYGVQPDLTCLGKIVGGGLPVGAYGGRKDVMAHVAPLGPVYQAGTLSGNPLATAAGIATLRCLSVPEAYSKLEARAAELELILREEAQKVLVPVQVQRVGSMLTVFFNDSPVLDWSSAMRSDTARFSHWHQALLAHGVYWPPSQFETAFVSLAHDDDAIEHTRDALKSAFGAVSRQ
- a CDS encoding methyltransferase domain-containing protein yields the protein MTDHRHDAQGDGAAAAQSSNQEALEAWNTVLFDKFHRFRHVLTEGFAPHGEVAMLRHGPRAGQRVLDVGCGFGDTSVALAGLVQSMGSVLAVDGAPRFIAQAKQEAQRAGLLNLEYKVADVQTAKIPGAFDLVFSRFGVMFFSNPVVAMRNLRATLEPDGRLCVVVWCAKTENAWAAVPEAIVRSLLPPPDEKAAPTCGPGPFSMADTSVVSQILTNAGYSNIAFERNDSLVRVGHHVNDAIEFALSLGPAGEVMRLAGEAAEKHRPQVETALREALKPFVTANGIEMPSSTWIVTAHA